In a single window of the Platichthys flesus chromosome 5, fPlaFle2.1, whole genome shotgun sequence genome:
- the si:ch211-284e13.5 gene encoding zinc finger and SCAN domain-containing protein 2, with product MKPQLTRTKRHSPATQAAGDEAALSLEEELVAAIHAAFEVAVQIAVSEVKKLVGQATGDTYEDVRRENESLRRRLQRAEAMLEPACVLERSGVSLPSTDHPSPAKFRPAAVCVHSCRGIPGEAPPACHSCAQQPASRREEKISADVRMQLFGHAASEPEEELSNACTSEVTQTISFVSVVKAESVKQPCQETTAHHVAPLSSSDAMSPLEQITVKQEKHEEEEDRDSLDCCLDSIKVEDFSLESEWEQEVLDPPSQDLKPQLSCTTTQAHPPNSAPGLPPPTDLPSLSSEFPIFQLEEPSPTPELSPQTNGVHVRSSHTIGNMYSCKLCGQTFHLPSLLRRHSGQCQQKHQQRCPPPTAGRKRSRLQLYPPGCSPFRCTECNREFNRLENLKTHLRIHTGERPFTCSVCSKCFRHSGALTRHFRIHTGEKPYICGQCGKTFRNCGGLKFHQRAHNKQLQ from the exons ATGAAGCCGCAGCTTACCAGGACTAAGAGGCACTCCCCCGCCACACAAGCGGCCGGAGATGAGGCTGCTCTGTCCCTGGAAGAGGAGCTGGTCGCGGCCATACACGCAGCTTTCGAGGTGGCCGTGCAGATCGCAGTCAGCGAAGTGAAGAAGCTGGTGGGTCAGGCGACGGGCGACACGTACGAGGACGTGCGGCGGGAGAACGAGTCCCTCAGGCGGAGGCTGCAGAGGGCTGAAGCCATGTTGGAGCCCGCGTGCGTCCTGGAGAGAAGTGGGGTCTCTCTCCCGTCGACCGACCACCCGTCTCCGGCTAAATTCAGACCTGCAGCGGTCTGTGTGCACAGCTGTAGAGGGATCCCAGGTGAGGCTCCCCCTGCCTGTCACAGCTGTGCACAGCAACCGGCGAGCAGACGTGAGGAGAAGATATCCGCTGATGTGAGAATGCAGCTCTTCGGTCATGCAGCTTCAGAGCCAGAGGAAGAACTTAGTAATGCATGTACCAGTG aagtCACACAAACAATTTCCTTTGTAAGTGTGGTGAAGGCAGAAAGCGTCAAGCAGCCCTGTCAGGAGACGACTGCTCACCATGTGGCTCCACTCTCCAGCAGTGATGCAATGTCCCCTTTAGAGCAGATTACAGTAAAGCAGGAGAagcatgaagaggaggaggatagagATAGTTTAGATTGCTGTTTAGACTCGATCAAAGTGGAGGATTTTAGCCTGGAGTCTGAGTGGGAACAAGAAGTGCTGGATCCTCCGAGCCAAGACCTGAAACCCCAGCTGTCCTGCACCACGACTCAGG ctcATCCTCCAAACAGTGCCCCAGGCCTTCCCCCGCCCACAgatcttccctccctctcttctgagTTTCCCATCTTCCAGCTGGAAGAACCGTCTCCGACCCCAGAGCTTAGTCCACAGACTAATGGGGTCCACGTGAGGAGCAGCCACACCATCGGCAACATGTACTCCTGCAAGCTCTGCGGCCAAACCTTCCATCTGCCCAGCTTGCTGCGGCGGCACTCTGGCCAGTGCCAGCAGAAGCACCAGCAGCGTTGTCCGCCGCCCACAGCTGGAAGGAAGAGGAGCCGACTGCAGCTTTACCCTCCGGGCTGCAGCCCCTTCCGCTGCACAGAGTGCAACCGAGAGTTCAACCGCCTGGAGAACCTCAAGACCCACCTCCGCATTCACACAGGAGAGAGACCATTCACATGCTCCGTGTGCTCCAAGTGCTTTCGTCACTCTGGTGCATTAACCAGGCACTTCCGTATCCACACCGGAGAGAAGCCGTACATCTGCGGACAGTGTGGGAAGACGTTCAGAAACTGCGGGGGACTTAAATTCCACCAGCGTGCACACAACAAGCAGCTACAGTGA
- the LOC133953401 gene encoding serine/threonine-protein kinase pim-2-like yields MNRVCDTVPRKHQGEPCEEVGSARGRQRRDRDDEEGKPEKRKRRRVFESNKHDLASNSDVSRISRKRILSPDGRKVREKKKRVVEKKTPDASGDNPRVEFEAKYSELDPLGAGGCGTVFAGFRKEDNVPVAIKHIPHENLLCKPVCLNGKMLPTEVAIMMKLTAKKNDSVGKSAPVALLDWYDLGHELIVVMERPVPAVDLSTYIKRKKGCLRESKAKTIMKQLVDAAIGLEQNRVFHRDIKPENILIETGQSVPRVRLIDFGLSCLVKLGSFYTVFYGTEKYAPPEYCSSSVYRAGPSTVWQLGTVLYEMLHKKGFKTKRFLSKKLQISSELRKNLKDFLQLCLEEDPKLRPTLTELKLHPWLN; encoded by the exons ATGAATCGTGTATGTGATACGGTCCCCAGGAAACATCAAG GTGAACCCTGTGAGGAGGTTGGCAGTGCGAGAGGAAGGcaaaggagagacagagatgatgaagagggaaaaccagaaaagaggaagagacgaCGTGTGTTTGAGTCGAATAAACACGACTTAGCGTCGAATTCTGATGTGAGTCGAATAAGCAGGAAGAGAATATTGTCTCCTGATGGTCgaaaagtgagagagaaaaagaagagggttGTGGAGAAGAAGACCCCGGACGCCTCAGGAGACAACCCAAGAG TTGAATTTGAGGCCAAATACTCGGAGCTGGATCCGCTCGGTGCAGGAGGCTGTGGAACAGTGTTTGCTGGCTTCCGCAAAGAAGATAATGTTCCG GTGGCGATCAAGCACATACCGCATGAAAATCTTTTATGCAAACCAGTG TGCCTGAATGGAAAGATGCTCCCAACAGAGGTGGCCATAATGATGAAACTAACAGCAAAGAAAAATGACTCTGTGGGGAAGTCAGCACCAGTAGCATTACTGGACTGGTATGACCTGGGCCATGAGTTGATCGTGGTGATGGAGAGACCTGTCCCTGCCGTTGACCTGTCCACATATATAAAGCGCAAAAAAGGCTGCCTACGGGAGTCTAAGGCCAAG acTATAATGAAGCAGCTGGTCGATGCAGCCATTGGGCTGGAGCAGAACAGAGTCTTTCACCGGGACATCAAACCTGAAAATATCCTGATTGAGACTGGCCAAAGTGTCCCACGGGTTCGCCTCATTGATTTTGGGCTGAGCTGTCTCGTGAAGTTAGGCTCATTTTACACTGTATTCTATG GCACTGAAAAGTACGCCCCTCCAGAGTATTGCAGCTCTTCTGTCTACAGGGCTGGTCCCAGCACAGTGTGGCAGCTTGGCACAGTCCTGTATGAGATGCTCCACAAAAAGGGATTCAAGACCAAACGCTTCCTCAGCAAAAAACTGCAAATTAGCAGCGAACTACGCAAAA ACCTCAAGGATTTCCTCCAGCTGTGTCTGGAGGAGGACCCTAAGCTGCGTCCCACCCTGACAGAGCTGAAGCTTCACCCGTGGCTGAACTAA
- the zfyve27 gene encoding protrudin isoform X1, whose product MTMHSSGTSQDPSQGTGERGELVHTLSKESPDASELGSPRCIPHFDLHNMVVSYKRITLFLEPVAEAMDLGRFLLGWKIPVCSLLVCLFLNVFFCTVNEAGWFSVAVALVLAPAALGYRQDRCGGRASEAELQKKSYYTVHRRDLQTVHLTKQEAMLEVKDLLKHLDDMLSSACQSAEAIEKVLHWDNHTKSSRFYGVMLIVVCLLYLVPVGWVLAVLNSTIFLCNRDFYRVLLDLRKFFHVGQSKASEGLSEEQEQGNLLDRTPTPTSLEDLSPGSVEEAEEAEPDDEFKDAIEEHLISLQETPLVLVEDDEGPHGAPEYDTISENGLLSRNEPIRSKVSKLTEKLRKRYPTSSTGNCSSCNAVFSVLKKRRNCSNCGNSFCSRCCSFKVLRACMGATAPEAQRETVFVCAPCNSSLIKLQ is encoded by the exons ATGACAATGCACAGTAGCGGAACATCCCAGGACCCTTCACAGGGTACAGGCGAACGGGGAGAGCTGGTTCACACCCTGTCCAAAGAGTCTCCAGACGCCTCTGAGTTGGGGAGTCCTCGGTGTATACCACACTTTGACCTCCACAACATGGTGGTTTCCTATAAGAGAATCACTCTGTTTTTAGAACCAGTTGCAGAAGCAATGGATCTGGGCCGCTTCTTGCTcgg ATGGAAGATACCGGTGTGCTCTCTGCTCGTGTGTTTATTTCTTAATGTCTTCTTCTGCACTGTTAATGAAG CGGGCTGGTTCTCAGTGGCTGTGGCATTAGTGTTGGCGCCTGCTGCCTTGGGTTACCGGCAGGACAGGTGTGGGGGCAGAGCCTCTGAAGCTGAGCTCCAGAAGAAGAGCTATTACACTGTGCACCGCAGAGACCTGCAGACAGTGCATCTCACCAAACAGGAGGCCATGCTGGAAGTAAAAGACCT ATTGAAGCATTTAGACGACATGTTGTCCTCTGCCTGTCAGTCAGCAGAAGCTATTGAAAAGGTCCTGCATTGGGATAATCACACCAAATCCTCAAG GTTCTATGGAGTGATGTTAATAGTGGTGTGTCTCCTCTACCTTGTTCCTGTGGGCTGGGTGCTGGCTGTGCTCAACAGCACCATCTTCCTGTGCAACAGAGACTTCTACAGAG TTTTGTTGGACCTCAGAAAGTTCTTCCACGTTGGCCAGAGTAAGGCTTCAGAGGGTTTGTCTGAGGAACAGGAACAAGGAAATCTACTGGACAGGACCCCCACACCGACTAGTCTGGag GACCTGTCTCCTGGCAGtgtagaggaggctgaggaagcAGAACCTGATGATGAATTCAAAGATGCCATTGAG GAACATTTGATTTCCCTGCAG GAAACCCCTTTGGTCTTAGTG gAGGATGACGAAGGGCCTCACGGGGCCCCAGAGTACGACACCATCTCTGAAAATGGCCTCTTGAGCCGCAACGAGCCAATTCGTAGCAAGGTGTCCAAACTGACAGAGAAGCTGCGTAAACGCTACCCCACCAGCAGCACAG GCAACTGTTCGAGTTGCAACGCTGTCTTCTCCGTGCTGAAGAAAAGG AGGAACTGCagtaactgtggcaacagcTTCTGTTCCCGATGCTGCTCTTTTAAAGTGCTGAGAGCTTGCATGGGGGCAACCG ctccagaggcacagagagagacagtgtttgtctgtgctcCTTGTAATTCCTCTCTCATCAAGTTACAGTGA
- the zfyve27 gene encoding protrudin isoform X2: MTMHSSGTSQDPSQGTGERGELVHTLSKESPDASELGSPRCIPHFDLHNMVVSYKRITLFLEPVAEAMDLGRFLLGWKIPVCSLLVCLFLNVFFCTVNEAGWFSVAVALVLAPAALGYRQDRCGGRASEAELQKKSYYTVHRRDLQTVHLTKQEAMLEVKDLLKHLDDMLSSACQSAEAIEKVLHWDNHTKSSRFYGVMLIVVCLLYLVPVGWVLAVLNSTIFLCNRDFYRVLLDLRKFFHVGQSKASEGLSEEQEQGNLLDRTPTPTSLEDLSPGSVEEAEEAEPDDEFKDAIEETPLVLVEDDEGPHGAPEYDTISENGLLSRNEPIRSKVSKLTEKLRKRYPTSSTGNCSSCNAVFSVLKKRRNCSNCGNSFCSRCCSFKVLRACMGATAPEAQRETVFVCAPCNSSLIKLQ, translated from the exons ATGACAATGCACAGTAGCGGAACATCCCAGGACCCTTCACAGGGTACAGGCGAACGGGGAGAGCTGGTTCACACCCTGTCCAAAGAGTCTCCAGACGCCTCTGAGTTGGGGAGTCCTCGGTGTATACCACACTTTGACCTCCACAACATGGTGGTTTCCTATAAGAGAATCACTCTGTTTTTAGAACCAGTTGCAGAAGCAATGGATCTGGGCCGCTTCTTGCTcgg ATGGAAGATACCGGTGTGCTCTCTGCTCGTGTGTTTATTTCTTAATGTCTTCTTCTGCACTGTTAATGAAG CGGGCTGGTTCTCAGTGGCTGTGGCATTAGTGTTGGCGCCTGCTGCCTTGGGTTACCGGCAGGACAGGTGTGGGGGCAGAGCCTCTGAAGCTGAGCTCCAGAAGAAGAGCTATTACACTGTGCACCGCAGAGACCTGCAGACAGTGCATCTCACCAAACAGGAGGCCATGCTGGAAGTAAAAGACCT ATTGAAGCATTTAGACGACATGTTGTCCTCTGCCTGTCAGTCAGCAGAAGCTATTGAAAAGGTCCTGCATTGGGATAATCACACCAAATCCTCAAG GTTCTATGGAGTGATGTTAATAGTGGTGTGTCTCCTCTACCTTGTTCCTGTGGGCTGGGTGCTGGCTGTGCTCAACAGCACCATCTTCCTGTGCAACAGAGACTTCTACAGAG TTTTGTTGGACCTCAGAAAGTTCTTCCACGTTGGCCAGAGTAAGGCTTCAGAGGGTTTGTCTGAGGAACAGGAACAAGGAAATCTACTGGACAGGACCCCCACACCGACTAGTCTGGag GACCTGTCTCCTGGCAGtgtagaggaggctgaggaagcAGAACCTGATGATGAATTCAAAGATGCCATTGAG GAAACCCCTTTGGTCTTAGTG gAGGATGACGAAGGGCCTCACGGGGCCCCAGAGTACGACACCATCTCTGAAAATGGCCTCTTGAGCCGCAACGAGCCAATTCGTAGCAAGGTGTCCAAACTGACAGAGAAGCTGCGTAAACGCTACCCCACCAGCAGCACAG GCAACTGTTCGAGTTGCAACGCTGTCTTCTCCGTGCTGAAGAAAAGG AGGAACTGCagtaactgtggcaacagcTTCTGTTCCCGATGCTGCTCTTTTAAAGTGCTGAGAGCTTGCATGGGGGCAACCG ctccagaggcacagagagagacagtgtttgtctgtgctcCTTGTAATTCCTCTCTCATCAAGTTACAGTGA
- the zfyve27 gene encoding protrudin isoform X3, with the protein MTMHSSGTSQDPSQGTGERGELVHTLSKESPDASELGSPRCIPHFDLHNMVVSYKRITLFLEPVAEAMDLGRFLLGWKIPVCSLLVCLFLNVFFCTVNEAGWFSVAVALVLAPAALGYRQDRCGGRASEAELQKKSYYTVHRRDLQTVHLTKQEAMLEVKDLLKHLDDMLSSACQSAEAIEKVLHWDNHTKSSRFYGVMLIVVCLLYLVPVGWVLAVLNSTIFLCNRDFYRVLLDLRKFFHVGQSKASEGLSEEQEQGNLLDRTPTPTSLEDLSPGSVEEAEEAEPDDEFKDAIEEDDEGPHGAPEYDTISENGLLSRNEPIRSKVSKLTEKLRKRYPTSSTGNCSSCNAVFSVLKKRRNCSNCGNSFCSRCCSFKVLRACMGATAPEAQRETVFVCAPCNSSLIKLQ; encoded by the exons ATGACAATGCACAGTAGCGGAACATCCCAGGACCCTTCACAGGGTACAGGCGAACGGGGAGAGCTGGTTCACACCCTGTCCAAAGAGTCTCCAGACGCCTCTGAGTTGGGGAGTCCTCGGTGTATACCACACTTTGACCTCCACAACATGGTGGTTTCCTATAAGAGAATCACTCTGTTTTTAGAACCAGTTGCAGAAGCAATGGATCTGGGCCGCTTCTTGCTcgg ATGGAAGATACCGGTGTGCTCTCTGCTCGTGTGTTTATTTCTTAATGTCTTCTTCTGCACTGTTAATGAAG CGGGCTGGTTCTCAGTGGCTGTGGCATTAGTGTTGGCGCCTGCTGCCTTGGGTTACCGGCAGGACAGGTGTGGGGGCAGAGCCTCTGAAGCTGAGCTCCAGAAGAAGAGCTATTACACTGTGCACCGCAGAGACCTGCAGACAGTGCATCTCACCAAACAGGAGGCCATGCTGGAAGTAAAAGACCT ATTGAAGCATTTAGACGACATGTTGTCCTCTGCCTGTCAGTCAGCAGAAGCTATTGAAAAGGTCCTGCATTGGGATAATCACACCAAATCCTCAAG GTTCTATGGAGTGATGTTAATAGTGGTGTGTCTCCTCTACCTTGTTCCTGTGGGCTGGGTGCTGGCTGTGCTCAACAGCACCATCTTCCTGTGCAACAGAGACTTCTACAGAG TTTTGTTGGACCTCAGAAAGTTCTTCCACGTTGGCCAGAGTAAGGCTTCAGAGGGTTTGTCTGAGGAACAGGAACAAGGAAATCTACTGGACAGGACCCCCACACCGACTAGTCTGGag GACCTGTCTCCTGGCAGtgtagaggaggctgaggaagcAGAACCTGATGATGAATTCAAAGATGCCATTGAG gAGGATGACGAAGGGCCTCACGGGGCCCCAGAGTACGACACCATCTCTGAAAATGGCCTCTTGAGCCGCAACGAGCCAATTCGTAGCAAGGTGTCCAAACTGACAGAGAAGCTGCGTAAACGCTACCCCACCAGCAGCACAG GCAACTGTTCGAGTTGCAACGCTGTCTTCTCCGTGCTGAAGAAAAGG AGGAACTGCagtaactgtggcaacagcTTCTGTTCCCGATGCTGCTCTTTTAAAGTGCTGAGAGCTTGCATGGGGGCAACCG ctccagaggcacagagagagacagtgtttgtctgtgctcCTTGTAATTCCTCTCTCATCAAGTTACAGTGA
- the golga7ba gene encoding golgin A7 family, member Ba has product MATEFHNLQELRHSASLANKVFIQRDYSEGTTCKFQTKFPSELESRIERTLFEDTVKTLNNYYTEAEKIGGQSYLEGCLACATAYIIFLCMETRYEKVLKKIAKYIQEQNEKIYAPRGLLITDPIERGMRVIEISIYEDRGSSGSSSGSSSVSGSTAR; this is encoded by the exons ATGGCGACAGAG ttCCACAACCTGCAGGAGCTGAGGCACAGTGCGTCTCTGGCCAACAAGGTCTTCATCCAGAGAGACTACAGCGAAGGAACCACCTGCAAGTTTCAGACCAAGTTCCCGTCGGAGCTGGAGAGCAGG ATCGAGCGGACGCTGTTTGAGGACACTGTGAAGACTCTGAATAACTACTACACAGAGGCGGAGAAGATCGGAGGACAGTCGTACCTGGAGGGGTGTCTGGCCTGCGCTACAGCGTATATCATCTTCCTCTGCATGGAGACACGTTACGAGAAG gtgtTGAAGAAGATCGCCAAGTACATCCAGGAGCAGAATGAGAAGATCTACGCTCCCAGAGGTCTGCTCATCACTGATCCCATAGAGAGGGGGATGCGTGTT ATAGAGATTTCCATCTATGAAGACCGGGGCTCCAGCGGCTCCAGCTCAGGGAGCAGCTCAGTGTCCGGCAGCACTGCTCGATGA